One genomic segment of Roseovarius carneus includes these proteins:
- a CDS encoding chromosome segregation SMC family protein gives MRFSKLRLTGFKSFVDPTDLIIGDGRTGVVGPNGCGKSNLLEALRWVMGENRPTAMRGGGMEDVIFAGAASRGARNFAEVTIHIDNADRLAPAGFNDSDTLEITRRITRDVGSAYQVNGKDVRARDVQMLFADASTGAHSPALVRQGQIAELINAKPKARRRILEEAAGISGLYQRRHEAELKLRGAEGNLTRVDDVIEQLAAQLGQLARQARQAARYRAIGEELRQAEGLLLYRRWKEADAALAEARDALRERTTAAARAEAAAREAAKARAAADEALPKLREEAAIAGAVLQRLSVQRDTLNTQEEAALARITTLEARIGQLAKDIEREGELNRDAGETIARLEWEQRELIKAADGHEGKLEAAAAEARDASDILSQREADLSSLTEDVARLAARHQSAQRLVSDSRSMLQRSEAEAEKARSAVAASNAALQTAAQDFATAGSAEKDAHAAAEAAEAALIAADEARNDAQAREATARGERSEAEGEVNALSAEVSALARLVERDTAEGGQILDRLQVQQGYEKALGAALADDLRAPEVGPDGPSGWAVLPAYSHVEALPEGAVPLTQNVSVPDVLTRRMSQIGLVDSEDGPRLQAALKPGQRLVSLEGDLWRWDGYRAWAEDAPSAAALRLQQLNRLEELKQLLEHASARADGARRAHEMLTQTLRDLSEADKAAREARRDADRAVNDAARALSRAEAERNLAASKLESLSLAVTRHEDEALSARGQLSEAEAGLQGLGDLDAERARAEDTKLTVEAARITMMSRRSAHDELRREGEARTRRSQEVTKELSGWRLRLETATTRSAELAERKVSAEAELGEAAAVPAQISEARAELGGQITTAEARAATAADALSTGEGAARHATDGEREAERAASDAREARARAEARTDAASEARSAAAARIHDDQQITPAALLESLGVDPDKMPGAEAIEADVNRLKRQRDALGAVNLRAEEDAKEVQEEHDVLLSEKTDLEEAIKALRSGIASLNREGRERLLTAFEQVNGNFSMLFKHLFGGGEANLVLVESDDPLEAGLEIMCQPPGKKLATLSLLSGGEQTLTALALIFAVFLANPAPICVLDEVDAPLDDANVARFCDLLDEMCRRTETRFLIITHNGVSMSRMDRLFGVTMAEQGVSQLVSVDLKKAEAMVA, from the coding sequence TTGCGATTTTCCAAGCTCAGACTCACAGGCTTCAAAAGCTTTGTGGATCCGACCGACCTCATCATCGGGGACGGGCGAACGGGCGTGGTTGGCCCCAATGGCTGCGGGAAATCTAACCTTCTAGAGGCACTACGCTGGGTGATGGGCGAGAATCGCCCGACGGCCATGCGCGGCGGCGGTATGGAGGATGTGATCTTTGCCGGTGCCGCAAGCCGTGGCGCGCGCAACTTTGCCGAGGTGACAATCCATATCGACAATGCCGACCGCCTCGCACCCGCAGGGTTCAATGACAGCGATACGCTTGAGATCACCCGCCGCATCACCCGCGATGTGGGCAGCGCGTATCAGGTCAACGGCAAGGACGTGCGGGCGCGCGATGTGCAGATGCTCTTTGCCGACGCCTCCACGGGCGCGCATTCGCCCGCTTTGGTCCGGCAGGGGCAGATCGCCGAGTTGATCAACGCCAAGCCCAAGGCGCGGCGGCGCATTTTGGAGGAGGCGGCGGGTATCTCGGGCCTCTATCAACGCCGCCATGAGGCGGAGTTGAAGCTGCGTGGAGCCGAAGGCAATCTCACCCGCGTGGATGATGTGATTGAGCAATTGGCCGCACAGCTGGGACAGCTTGCTCGGCAGGCACGGCAGGCCGCGCGCTACCGCGCCATCGGGGAGGAGTTGCGGCAAGCCGAGGGGCTTTTGCTCTATCGCCGCTGGAAAGAGGCGGATGCGGCCTTGGCCGAAGCCCGCGATGCCCTGCGAGAGCGTACCACCGCCGCCGCCCGCGCCGAGGCCGCCGCGCGCGAGGCAGCCAAAGCCCGCGCCGCCGCCGATGAGGCCCTGCCTAAGCTGCGCGAAGAGGCCGCTATTGCTGGCGCGGTTTTGCAACGCCTTTCGGTGCAGCGCGATACGCTCAACACCCAAGAAGAGGCGGCCCTTGCCCGTATCACCACGCTTGAGGCCCGCATCGGGCAACTGGCCAAGGATATTGAGCGCGAGGGCGAGTTGAACCGCGACGCGGGCGAGACGATTGCCCGGCTGGAATGGGAGCAGCGCGAACTGATCAAGGCCGCCGACGGCCATGAGGGCAAGCTGGAGGCCGCCGCCGCCGAGGCGCGCGATGCGTCGGATATCCTCAGCCAGCGCGAGGCGGATCTGTCATCACTGACCGAGGATGTGGCCCGTCTCGCGGCGCGCCACCAATCGGCACAACGGCTCGTCTCCGACAGCCGCAGCATGCTTCAGCGCTCCGAGGCGGAGGCCGAAAAGGCCCGTTCTGCCGTGGCGGCATCAAACGCGGCATTGCAAACGGCGGCTCAAGATTTCGCAACCGCCGGGTCTGCGGAGAAAGACGCGCACGCGGCGGCGGAGGCGGCGGAAGCCGCCCTCATCGCCGCGGATGAGGCGCGCAACGACGCGCAAGCCCGCGAGGCCACAGCGCGCGGGGAGCGGAGCGAGGCCGAGGGCGAGGTCAACGCCCTCTCGGCCGAGGTGTCGGCCTTGGCGCGCTTGGTGGAGCGTGACACCGCCGAGGGCGGGCAGATCCTCGACCGGCTTCAGGTGCAGCAGGGCTATGAAAAGGCGCTTGGGGCCGCGCTCGCCGACGATCTGCGCGCGCCCGAAGTGGGCCCTGACGGCCCCTCTGGCTGGGCCGTTCTGCCCGCTTACAGCCATGTGGAGGCGTTGCCCGAGGGGGCTGTGCCGCTTACGCAAAACGTCTCGGTGCCGGATGTGCTCACCCGCCGGATGAGCCAGATCGGCCTGGTGGACAGCGAAGACGGCCCGCGCCTTCAGGCGGCGCTTAAACCCGGTCAGCGGCTGGTGTCGCTTGAGGGGGATCTTTGGCGTTGGGACGGATACCGCGCGTGGGCCGAGGATGCGCCATCCGCAGCCGCGCTACGGCTTCAACAGCTTAATCGCCTGGAAGAGCTGAAACAATTGCTCGAACATGCCAGCGCCCGCGCCGATGGTGCGCGCCGTGCGCATGAGATGTTGACCCAAACCCTGCGCGATCTGAGCGAGGCGGATAAAGCCGCCCGCGAGGCGCGCCGGGACGCTGATCGCGCTGTTAATGACGCCGCCCGCGCGCTCAGCCGGGCAGAGGCGGAGCGCAACCTTGCGGCCTCAAAACTGGAATCGCTGAGCCTCGCCGTGACACGTCACGAGGATGAGGCGCTGTCCGCACGCGGGCAGTTGAGCGAGGCGGAGGCCGGGCTGCAAGGCCTTGGTGATCTGGATGCCGAGCGGGCGCGCGCGGAGGATACCAAGCTGACGGTGGAGGCTGCCCGTATCACGATGATGTCACGCCGTTCGGCCCATGATGAGCTGCGTCGTGAAGGCGAGGCGCGCACGCGCCGGAGCCAGGAAGTGACCAAGGAGTTGAGCGGTTGGCGCCTGCGTCTGGAGACGGCCACGACGCGCAGTGCCGAGCTGGCCGAGCGCAAAGTGAGCGCCGAAGCCGAGCTTGGCGAGGCCGCCGCCGTGCCTGCGCAAATCAGTGAGGCACGCGCCGAATTGGGCGGCCAGATCACCACCGCCGAGGCCCGCGCCGCCACCGCTGCCGATGCCCTATCCACCGGGGAAGGGGCCGCGCGCCATGCCACGGATGGCGAGCGCGAAGCCGAGCGGGCCGCGTCGGATGCCCGCGAGGCTCGCGCCCGTGCCGAGGCCCGCACCGACGCGGCTTCCGAGGCCCGCAGTGCTGCCGCTGCGCGCATCCATGACGATCAGCAAATCACCCCCGCCGCCCTGCTGGAGAGCCTCGGGGTGGACCCCGATAAAATGCCCGGAGCGGAGGCGATCGAGGCCGATGTGAACCGCCTCAAACGCCAGCGCGACGCGTTGGGTGCGGTCAATCTGCGCGCCGAGGAAGACGCAAAAGAAGTGCAGGAAGAGCATGACGTTCTCTTGTCGGAAAAGACCGACCTGGAGGAAGCGATCAAGGCCCTGCGCAGCGGCATTGCCTCGCTCAACCGCGAGGGGCGCGAGCGCCTTTTGACTGCGTTTGAGCAGGTGAACGGCAATTTCTCGATGCTCTTCAAGCACCTCTTTGGCGGGGGCGAGGCCAATCTCGTGCTGGTGGAAAGCGATGATCCGCTGGAGGCAGGCCTGGAGATCATGTGCCAACCGCCGGGCAAGAAACTGGCCACGCTGAGCCTTCTGAGCGGGGGTGAGCAGACGCTGACCGCGCTCGCGCTGATCTTTGCCGTGTTCCTCGCGAACCCCGCGCCGATCTGCGTGCTGGATGAGGTAGACGCGCCTTTGGATGATGCCAATGTCGCGCGCTTCTGTGACCTTCTGGATGAGATGTGTCGCCGGACCGAGACACGTTTCCTGATCATCACCCATAATGGCGTCTCAATGAGCCGGATGGACCGTCTCTTCGGCGTCACCATGGCCGAGCAAGGGGTGTCGCAGCTTGTCTCCGTGGACCTCAAGAAGGCCGAGGCGATGGTGGCCTGA
- a CDS encoding CbtB domain-containing protein, with translation MTTLVQNTAKTTAKSAVLPAVMALAIGLGIIFVAGHVQASALHDAAHDVRHATGFPCH, from the coding sequence ATGACGACACTTGTTCAAAACACCGCGAAAACCACAGCAAAATCCGCCGTTCTGCCCGCAGTTATGGCGCTGGCGATCGGCCTTGGCATCATCTTCGTGGCGGGCCACGTGCAAGCCTCGGCCTTGCATGACGCCGCACATGATGTGCGCCACGCCACCGGCTTCCCCTGCCACTAA
- a CDS encoding CbtA family protein, protein MFAKILTSGLFAGFCAGLIAALLQLIFVQPVLLHAELYEGGDLIYNMAEGAPSRPDIPGFDAMRDGLSVLFSALIYVGYGLILVAFMSIASAQGVAISAHQGIVWGIAGFATIHLAPAFSLPPEVPGMASADLAARQIWWWSTATATGVGLALIAFGRSALLMAAGAAVIIAPHLIGAPEPAVFTGPLPPEVASLFSVRALGVSMAAWATLGLFAAYFWQRETQDA, encoded by the coding sequence ATGTTTGCCAAAATATTGACCAGCGGGCTTTTCGCTGGGTTCTGTGCAGGGCTGATTGCCGCCCTGTTGCAGCTCATATTCGTGCAGCCTGTTCTGCTTCATGCGGAGCTTTATGAGGGCGGTGACCTTATCTACAACATGGCCGAGGGCGCACCCTCGCGGCCGGACATCCCAGGCTTTGACGCCATGCGTGACGGGCTTTCGGTGCTCTTTTCAGCGCTGATTTACGTGGGCTATGGCCTGATTTTGGTGGCGTTCATGAGCATCGCGAGCGCCCAAGGCGTCGCCATTTCCGCGCATCAGGGAATTGTCTGGGGCATCGCCGGCTTCGCCACGATCCACCTTGCGCCGGCGTTCTCATTGCCGCCCGAAGTGCCGGGCATGGCCTCGGCAGATCTTGCCGCGCGTCAAATCTGGTGGTGGAGCACGGCGACAGCCACGGGCGTGGGGCTTGCGCTTATCGCCTTTGGGCGCAGTGCGCTGCTCATGGCCGCCGGGGCGGCAGTGATCATAGCGCCGCATCTTATCGGTGCGCCCGAGCCTGCGGTCTTTACCGGGCCGCTGCCACCCGAGGTCGCATCGCTCTTTTCTGTGCGCGCACTTGGTGTCAGCATGGCAGCATGGGCCACGCTCGGCCTTTTTGCAGCCTATTTCTGGCAGCGCGAAACGCAAGACGCCTGA
- a CDS encoding DUF1636 family protein yields the protein MDVMTVCSTCEGAEGPAFADALRAALAEAGLGVQVRDWPCMNACARPVSLAFRAPQKATYLFGDVTLEDAGDVVAFAKLYAASPDGWIDDARAIGRLRHCLIGRVPA from the coding sequence ATGGATGTGATGACTGTCTGTTCGACATGCGAGGGAGCCGAGGGGCCTGCGTTTGCCGACGCGTTGCGCGCCGCTCTGGCTGAGGCGGGGCTGGGGGTGCAGGTCCGCGACTGGCCGTGCATGAACGCCTGCGCGCGGCCCGTGAGCCTTGCCTTTCGCGCGCCGCAGAAGGCCACGTATCTCTTTGGGGATGTGACGCTTGAGGATGCGGGCGACGTGGTTGCCTTCGCCAAGCTATATGCCGCGAGCCCGGATGGCTGGATCGACGATGCGCGCGCCATAGGGCGGTTGCGCCATTGTCTCATCGGGCGGGTGCCTGCCTGA
- the cobW gene encoding cobalamin biosynthesis protein CobW — MPIKIPATVVTGFLGAGKTTLIRHMLKNADGRRIALIINEFGDLGVDGDILKGCGDATCTEEDIMELSNGCICCTVADDFIPTLEKLLNRENVPDHIVIETSGLALPQPLVRAFNWPEISTRVTVDGVVTVVDGKAVTEGRFAHNVAAVDAQRKMDENLDHETPLSELFEDQVACADMIVVNKSDLLEEGEADALVARLRGESRKGVQVVKSTMGALPVDVLLGQGIGAEADLEARGEVHHHHHDDDDHDDDHHDDHHAHDDEHHHDHHHAHEHEHGHDAFESFIVLRDEISDPAAFSAQVADVIRKHDILRLKGFAAVTGKPMRLTLQAVGPRVDTYFDQPFGTAPRQTRLVVIGQTGLDRAAITAALAA, encoded by the coding sequence ATGCCCATAAAAATCCCCGCCACCGTTGTCACAGGCTTTCTCGGTGCCGGTAAAACCACCCTGATCCGCCACATGCTGAAAAACGCGGACGGGCGGCGCATCGCGCTCATCATCAACGAATTCGGCGATCTGGGCGTGGATGGCGATATCCTCAAGGGCTGCGGCGACGCGACCTGCACCGAGGAGGATATCATGGAGCTGAGCAATGGCTGCATCTGCTGCACCGTGGCCGATGATTTCATCCCCACGCTCGAAAAGCTACTGAACCGCGAGAACGTGCCCGATCATATCGTGATCGAGACCTCCGGCCTCGCCCTGCCCCAACCGCTGGTCCGGGCCTTCAACTGGCCCGAGATTTCCACCCGCGTCACGGTTGATGGCGTGGTCACCGTGGTGGATGGCAAGGCCGTGACCGAGGGCCGTTTCGCCCACAACGTCGCCGCCGTGGACGCCCAGCGCAAGATGGACGAGAACCTCGACCATGAGACACCTCTATCGGAGCTTTTCGAGGATCAGGTCGCTTGCGCCGATATGATCGTGGTGAACAAATCCGATCTGCTGGAGGAGGGCGAGGCAGACGCGCTGGTCGCCCGCCTGCGCGGTGAAAGCCGGAAGGGCGTACAGGTTGTGAAATCCACGATGGGCGCGCTGCCCGTCGATGTTCTGTTGGGGCAAGGCATCGGGGCCGAGGCCGATCTGGAGGCGCGCGGCGAGGTGCATCACCATCACCACGATGACGACGATCATGATGATGACCACCATGACGATCATCACGCGCATGATGATGAGCACCACCACGACCATCACCATGCACACGAGCATGAGCACGGCCACGACGCGTTTGAAAGCTTCATCGTCCTACGCGACGAGATCAGCGACCCCGCCGCCTTTTCCGCCCAAGTGGCCGATGTGATCCGCAAACACGACATTTTGCGCCTCAAGGGCTTCGCCGCCGTCACGGGCAAGCCGATGCGCCTGACGCTTCAGGCGGTAGGCCCCCGTGTGGACACCTATTTCGATCAGCCCTTCGGCACGGCCCCGCGTCAGACCCGCCTTGTGGTCATCGGCCAAACCGGGCTTGACCGCGCGGCGATCACAGCCGCCCTCGCTGCCTGA
- a CDS encoding GNAT family N-acetyltransferase translates to MLIVEPGYPLDPGPKALLEQSHTLMTTLFEPEENYFLGFEALCTPDVHFFIAREGDTVLGTGAVVDKESYGEVKSMFTANAARGKGVGAALLRALEDHARTLKLPVLKLETALRLPEAVRLYARHGFTECGRFGDYRPNDTSYFMEKPLV, encoded by the coding sequence ATGCTGATTGTTGAGCCTGGATACCCGCTCGATCCCGGCCCCAAGGCGCTGTTGGAGCAAAGCCATACATTGATGACCACCCTTTTTGAGCCCGAGGAAAACTACTTCCTCGGGTTCGAGGCGCTTTGCACACCGGACGTGCATTTCTTCATCGCGCGGGAGGGCGATACCGTGCTGGGCACTGGCGCGGTTGTCGACAAAGAAAGCTACGGCGAGGTGAAATCCATGTTCACCGCCAACGCCGCGCGCGGCAAGGGCGTGGGTGCGGCCCTTCTGCGTGCGCTGGAGGATCACGCCCGCACGCTGAAGCTGCCCGTGCTCAAGCTTGAGACGGCCCTGCGTCTGCCCGAGGCGGTCCGCCTCTACGCCCGCCACGGCTTTACCGAATGTGGCCGCTTCGGCGATTACCGCCCCAATGACACCAGCTATTTCATGGAAAAACCTCTCGTCTGA
- the cobN gene encoding cobaltochelatase subunit CobN, whose product MHLLAATPGSIDDGKEPVDLGQTPADIIFISAADTELSALSAARAEMETPPGLRLANLTHLAHPMSVDLHLDNCAAKSRLVIARVLGGTGYWKYGAEQYAARLHEAGVPLALLPGDDKPDPELRSLSTISDADYDALWSYLVEGGPENAANFLTYGQAMLSGAARPDPARPLLRAGVYWPGSGLADLGAAKAAWTDGAPIVPIIFYRALVQGAGLHPINRLTKSLLRRGLNPLPIFVASLKDPVSVGALEQLFAAAPPSVILNCTSFAVGSPHAGDTSVQNPLTMEAAQTAPIFQVVLAASSEEAWAEGLTGLSARDIAMNVALPEVDGRILSRAISFKGEAFFDDATECPIATYRANGGRVDFVADLAKHWARLRTKKENARKVALVLANYPNKDGRLANGVGLDTPAATVHVLRLLAEAGYHTRDLPEDGAALMQQIMAGPTNWLTDRATREGGQVLPLETYLEGFKALPLALRDQMTDRWGAPENDPFYEAGTGFKLSIFLFGNALVGVQPARGYNIDPTDTYHSPDLVPPHNYLAFYIWLRRVFKTDAVVHMGKHGNLEWLPGKALALSETCWPEAVLGPLPHLYPFIVNDPGEGTQAKRRAQAVIIDHLTPPLTRAETYGPLRDLEALVDEYYEAAGVDPRRIEHLRREILSLSQATGLDKDVGMSGTDEDGDLAQLDAYLCDLKEAQIRDGLHIFGQSPEGVQARDLLVALLRVPRGDGTGGDASLIRALADDLGLAFDPLDCDMAAPWDGARPEVLAALSGDGWRSAGDTVERLELLACALVDGDARAQGPKSRVVMEFLESSLRPILASCGALEGLGLLTALRGQFVAPAPSGAPTRGRLDTLPTGRNFYSVDSRAVPTPTAWALGWKSANLLIEKHLQTHGDWPRTMLLTAWGTANMRTGGEDIAQALALMGCKPKWDSANRRVTGFEVLPQGILGRPRVDVTLRISGFFRDAFPQLIALVDSAARAVQALDEPEDLNPAAARARAGETGARVYGSKPGAYGAGLQAMIDERLWASKADLAEAYLTWGSYAYGAGSEGEVDRAGFEARLSQTEAIVQNQDNREHDILDSDDYYQFEGGAAAAVSTLQGQDRVIYHNDHSRPERPVIRTLEDEIGRVVRSRVVNPKWIEGIKRHGYKGAFEIAATVDYLFAFAATTGAVRGHHFDLVEAAFLEDDDTRDFIADHNAPALREIAERLHEAIDRGLWTPRSNSARARIEAARGV is encoded by the coding sequence ATGCACCTGCTCGCCGCCACCCCCGGCTCCATCGACGATGGAAAAGAGCCGGTCGATCTGGGCCAGACACCCGCCGATATCATCTTCATCTCCGCCGCCGATACCGAGCTGAGCGCGCTCAGCGCCGCCCGCGCCGAGATGGAGACGCCCCCCGGCTTGCGGCTGGCCAACCTTACCCATCTCGCGCATCCCATGTCGGTCGACCTGCATCTCGACAATTGCGCGGCCAAATCCCGCCTCGTGATCGCCCGCGTGCTGGGGGGCACCGGCTACTGGAAATATGGGGCCGAGCAATATGCGGCACGCCTGCATGAGGCCGGCGTGCCGCTGGCCCTTCTGCCCGGCGATGACAAACCCGACCCGGAATTGCGCAGCCTCTCAACCATCAGCGACGCCGATTACGACGCGCTCTGGTCCTATCTGGTGGAGGGCGGGCCGGAGAACGCGGCCAATTTCCTGACCTACGGACAGGCCATGCTGAGCGGGGCCGCGCGCCCCGACCCCGCCCGGCCCCTGTTGCGCGCCGGGGTCTATTGGCCTGGCAGCGGGCTGGCTGATCTGGGCGCGGCCAAGGCCGCATGGACAGATGGCGCGCCCATCGTGCCGATCATTTTCTACCGGGCATTGGTGCAGGGCGCAGGGCTTCACCCCATCAATCGCCTCACAAAATCCCTGCTGCGCCGGGGGCTGAACCCACTGCCCATCTTCGTGGCCTCGCTCAAGGACCCCGTATCCGTGGGCGCTCTGGAGCAGCTTTTCGCAGCAGCCCCTCCGTCGGTCATTCTCAACTGCACCAGCTTTGCCGTAGGATCGCCGCATGCGGGCGACACAAGCGTGCAGAATCCTTTGACGATGGAGGCCGCACAGACCGCGCCAATCTTTCAGGTCGTCCTCGCAGCCTCGTCCGAGGAGGCATGGGCGGAGGGCCTCACCGGGCTCAGCGCGCGCGACATCGCGATGAACGTGGCCCTACCGGAGGTTGATGGACGCATCCTCAGCCGCGCGATCAGCTTCAAGGGTGAGGCGTTTTTCGACGACGCGACTGAATGCCCAATCGCCACCTACCGCGCCAATGGGGGCCGGGTGGATTTCGTGGCCGATCTCGCCAAACACTGGGCCCGGCTGCGCACCAAGAAGGAGAACGCGCGCAAGGTCGCCCTCGTGCTGGCCAACTATCCTAACAAGGACGGGCGGCTGGCCAATGGTGTCGGTCTCGACACGCCTGCCGCCACCGTGCATGTGCTGCGCCTTTTGGCCGAGGCGGGGTATCACACCCGCGATCTGCCCGAAGATGGCGCAGCACTGATGCAGCAGATCATGGCCGGGCCGACCAACTGGCTCACCGACCGCGCCACGCGGGAAGGCGGTCAGGTCCTGCCGCTGGAGACCTATCTGGAGGGGTTCAAGGCCCTGCCGCTGGCCCTGCGCGACCAGATGACAGACCGCTGGGGGGCGCCCGAGAACGATCCGTTCTATGAGGCGGGCACGGGCTTCAAACTCTCCATTTTTCTCTTTGGCAACGCGCTTGTGGGCGTGCAGCCTGCACGCGGCTATAATATTGATCCGACCGACACCTACCATTCCCCCGATCTCGTCCCACCACATAATTATCTGGCCTTTTACATCTGGCTGCGCCGCGTGTTCAAAACCGACGCGGTGGTCCATATGGGCAAGCACGGCAATCTCGAATGGCTGCCCGGCAAGGCACTTGCGCTGAGCGAGACCTGCTGGCCCGAGGCGGTGCTTGGCCCCCTACCGCATCTCTATCCGTTCATCGTGAACGATCCCGGCGAGGGCACGCAGGCCAAGCGGCGCGCACAGGCGGTGATCATCGACCACCTGACCCCGCCCCTGACCCGCGCCGAAACATACGGGCCCCTGCGCGATCTGGAGGCGCTGGTGGATGAGTATTACGAGGCCGCAGGCGTGGACCCGCGCCGGATCGAACATCTCAGACGCGAGATCCTGAGCCTGTCGCAGGCCACCGGGCTGGACAAGGACGTGGGCATGTCCGGCACGGATGAGGATGGCGATCTGGCGCAACTGGATGCCTATCTGTGCGATCTGAAAGAAGCGCAGATCCGCGACGGGTTGCATATCTTCGGCCAATCCCCCGAGGGGGTGCAGGCGCGCGATCTGCTGGTGGCTTTGCTACGCGTGCCGCGCGGCGATGGGACTGGCGGGGATGCCTCTCTGATCCGGGCGTTGGCGGATGATCTGGGGCTGGCCTTTGACCCTCTCGATTGTGATATGGCCGCCCCTTGGGACGGCGCGCGGCCCGAAGTTCTGGCGGCGCTCAGCGGTGATGGCTGGCGCAGTGCGGGCGACACGGTGGAGCGGCTGGAGCTTCTGGCCTGCGCGCTGGTTGACGGCGATGCACGCGCCCAAGGGCCAAAGAGCCGCGTGGTTATGGAATTTCTGGAGAGCAGCTTGCGGCCCATTCTGGCCTCCTGCGGCGCGCTTGAAGGGCTGGGCCTTCTCACCGCCCTCAGGGGGCAGTTCGTCGCCCCGGCGCCCTCCGGCGCCCCCACCCGCGGGCGTCTCGATACGCTGCCCACGGGCCGCAACTTCTATTCCGTGGACAGCCGCGCCGTGCCCACCCCAACCGCTTGGGCGTTGGGGTGGAAATCGGCCAACCTGCTCATTGAGAAACACCTGCAAACCCATGGCGACTGGCCCCGCACCATGCTTTTGACAGCTTGGGGCACCGCCAATATGCGCACCGGCGGCGAGGATATTGCCCAAGCGCTTGCCCTGATGGGGTGCAAGCCGAAATGGGACAGCGCGAACAGGCGCGTCACCGGGTTCGAGGTGTTACCGCAAGGCATTCTGGGCCGCCCCCGCGTGGATGTCACCCTGCGCATCTCCGGCTTTTTCCGCGACGCCTTCCCGCAGCTTATCGCCCTTGTCGACAGTGCGGCGCGCGCGGTGCAAGCGCTGGACGAGCCCGAGGATCTCAACCCCGCCGCCGCCCGTGCGCGCGCGGGCGAGACGGGTGCGCGCGTCTATGGCTCCAAGCCCGGGGCGTACGGCGCGGGCCTTCAGGCAATGATCGACGAGCGGCTCTGGGCCAGCAAGGCCGATCTGGCCGAGGCTTACCTCACTTGGGGCAGCTATGCTTATGGCGCAGGCTCAGAAGGAGAAGTGGATCGCGCAGGGTTTGAGGCGCGGCTGAGCCAGACCGAGGCCATCGTGCAGAACCAAGACAACCGCGAGCATGATATTCTAGATTCGGACGATTATTACCAGTTCGAGGGCGGAGCCGCCGCCGCTGTGAGCACGCTTCAGGGGCAAGACCGGGTGATTTATCACAACGATCATTCGCGCCCCGAGCGGCCTGTCATTCGCACGCTGGAAGATGAGATCGGACGCGTCGTACGGTCGCGCGTGGTGAACCCCAAATGGATCGAAGGCATCAAGCGGCACGGCTATAAGGGCGCGTTCGAGATTGCGGCGACGGTGGATTATCTCTTTGCGTTTGCGGCCACCACGGGGGCTGTGCGCGGGCATCACTTTGATCTGGTTGAAGCGGCATTTCTTGAGGATGACGACACGCGCGATTTCATCGCAGATCACAACGCGCCCGCGCTGCGCGAGATTGCCGAGCGGCTTCACGAAGCAATCGACCGTGGCCTCTGGACCCCGCGATCCAACTCGGCCCGCGCGCGTATCGAGGCGGCACGCGGAGTTTAA
- the cobO gene encoding cob(I)yrinic acid a,c-diamide adenosyltransferase: MTEDTDRHAMKMAKKKAARDKIMATKTDEKGLIIVHTGKGKGKSSAAFGMIFRCIAHDMKCAVVQFIKGGMSTGERDMILAKFSDTCAFHTMGEGFTWETQDRDRDIEMAQAAWEKAKELIRDETNKMVLLDEINIALRYDYLDIGEVVQFLAEEKPHMTHVVMTGRNAKEELIEIADLVTEMELVKHPFRAGIKAQIGVEF, translated from the coding sequence ATGACCGAAGACACAGACCGCCACGCGATGAAAATGGCCAAGAAGAAGGCCGCCCGCGACAAGATCATGGCCACCAAGACCGACGAAAAAGGCCTGATCATCGTGCATACGGGCAAAGGCAAAGGCAAATCCTCAGCCGCGTTCGGGATGATCTTCCGCTGCATCGCGCATGATATGAAATGCGCTGTGGTGCAGTTCATCAAAGGCGGGATGAGCACGGGCGAGCGCGACATGATCCTCGCGAAATTCTCGGACACTTGCGCGTTTCACACCATGGGCGAGGGCTTCACCTGGGAGACCCAAGACCGCGACCGCGATATCGAAATGGCCCAAGCCGCATGGGAAAAGGCCAAGGAGCTGATCCGCGACGAGACCAACAAGATGGTCCTGCTGGATGAGATCAACATCGCGCTGCGCTATGATTATCTGGATATCGGTGAGGTGGTGCAATTTCTGGCCGAAGAGAAGCCGCATATGACCCATGTCGTGATGACCGGGCGCAACGCCAAGGAAGAGCTGATTGAAATCGCCGACCTCGTGACCGAGATGGAGCTGGTCAAGCACCCGTTCCGCGCAGGCATCAAGGCGCAGATTGGCGTAGAATTCTAG
- a CDS encoding Lin0512 family protein — MAKHRVLTEFGMGTSLRRQDYTEAARRALQDALWHNSINMAELFGKPKEAMLIDVEIAVQAPQEVDCEALKSVFPYGWISVSATHGGLDIPRPDGAPTVIANAAISVSFEMEPT; from the coding sequence ATGGCCAAGCACCGCGTTCTGACTGAGTTCGGCATGGGCACGTCCCTGCGCCGTCAGGACTATACCGAGGCCGCACGGCGCGCCTTGCAAGACGCGCTGTGGCACAATTCGATCAACATGGCCGAGCTTTTTGGCAAGCCTAAGGAGGCGATGCTGATCGATGTGGAGATCGCCGTGCAGGCACCGCAGGAGGTGGATTGCGAGGCGCTGAAATCCGTGTTCCCCTATGGCTGGATCAGCGTGAGCGCGACGCATGGAGGGCTCGACATCCCCCGCCCGGATGGCGCCCCCACGGTGATCGCCAACGCCGCCATATCCGTCAGCTTCGAGATGGAGCCCACATGA